The following are encoded together in the Streptomyces sp. NBC_01465 genome:
- the glnA gene encoding type I glutamate--ammonia ligase has protein sequence MDKQQEFVLRTLEERDIRFVRLWFTDVLGFLKSVAVAPAELEQAFDEGIGFDGSAIEGFARVYESDMIAKPDPSTFQILPWRAEAPGTARMFCDILMPDGSPSFADPRYVLKRILAKTSDLGFTFYTHPEIEFFLLKNKPLDGTRPTPADNSGYFDHTPQNVGMDFRRQAITMLESMGISVEFSHHEGAPGQQEIDLRYADALSTADNIMTFRLVMKQVALEQGVQATFMPKPFSEYPGSGMHTHLSLFEGDRNAFYESGSEYQLSKVGRSFIAGLLKHAAEISAVTNQWVNSYKRIWGGGGRTAGAGGEAPSYICWGHNNRSALIRVPMYKPGKTGSARVEVRSIDSGANPYLTYAVLLAAGLKGIEEGYELPAGADDDVWALSDSERRAMGIEPLPQNLGEAIALMERSELVAETLGEHVFDFFLRNKKQEWEEYRSEVTAFELRKNLPVL, from the coding sequence ATGGACAAGCAGCAGGAATTCGTGCTCCGTACGCTCGAGGAGCGCGACATCCGCTTCGTACGGCTCTGGTTCACCGATGTCCTCGGGTTCCTGAAGTCCGTCGCTGTGGCGCCCGCCGAGCTGGAGCAGGCCTTCGACGAGGGCATCGGCTTCGACGGCTCCGCCATCGAGGGATTCGCGCGCGTCTACGAGTCCGACATGATCGCCAAGCCGGACCCCTCCACCTTCCAGATCCTGCCGTGGCGCGCGGAGGCCCCGGGCACCGCCCGGATGTTCTGCGACATCCTGATGCCGGACGGCTCGCCGTCCTTCGCGGACCCGCGCTACGTACTGAAGCGGATCCTCGCCAAGACCTCCGACCTGGGCTTCACCTTCTACACCCACCCGGAGATCGAGTTCTTCCTGCTGAAGAACAAGCCGCTCGACGGCACCCGCCCCACCCCGGCCGACAACTCCGGCTACTTCGACCACACCCCGCAGAACGTCGGCATGGACTTCCGCCGCCAGGCGATCACCATGCTGGAGTCGATGGGCATCTCGGTCGAGTTCAGCCACCACGAGGGCGCCCCGGGCCAGCAGGAGATCGACCTGCGGTACGCGGACGCGCTCTCCACGGCGGACAACATCATGACGTTCCGCCTGGTCATGAAGCAGGTCGCGCTGGAGCAGGGCGTGCAGGCCACCTTCATGCCCAAGCCGTTCTCGGAGTACCCGGGTTCGGGCATGCACACCCACCTCTCGCTCTTCGAGGGCGACCGCAACGCGTTCTACGAGTCGGGCTCCGAGTACCAGCTCTCCAAGGTCGGCCGCTCCTTCATCGCCGGCCTGCTCAAGCACGCCGCCGAGATCTCCGCGGTCACCAACCAGTGGGTCAACTCCTACAAGCGGATCTGGGGCGGCGGCGGACGCACCGCAGGCGCGGGCGGCGAGGCTCCCTCGTACATCTGCTGGGGCCACAACAACCGCTCGGCCCTGATCCGCGTCCCCATGTACAAGCCGGGCAAGACCGGCTCGGCACGGGTCGAGGTCCGCTCGATCGACTCGGGCGCCAACCCGTACCTGACGTACGCCGTGCTGCTCGCGGCGGGCCTCAAGGGCATCGAGGAGGGCTACGAACTCCCGGCCGGCGCCGACGACGACGTGTGGGCGCTCTCGGACTCCGAGCGGCGCGCGATGGGCATCGAGCCGCTGCCGCAGAACCTGGGCGAGGCGATCGCGCTGATGGAGCGCAGCGAGCTGGTCGCCGAGACGCTCGGCGAGCACGTCTTCGACTTCTTCCTCCGCAACAAGAAGCAGGAGTGGGAGGAGTACCGGAGCGAGGTCACGGCCTTCGAGCTCCGGAAGAACCTCCCGGTGCTGTAA
- a CDS encoding PIG-L family deacetylase produces the protein MTPFRRRGPVVGLLIAVAAGTAAFIGTDSATSSAPTLKANGPIVQPVRTAHQSVMQILAHEDDDLYFMNPDVSQAIAAHSSLTSVYLTAGESDGINMAGGKGARNHPPADKAKYAEARQNGIRAAYAEMATGNRASPWQRTTMPTAGGGTAELDVLKARPQLSLVWVQLHEAGSVGGYRPHSLHGLWDGEVRTLSSQLSSDTPVEKRFSYTKPEVVSTITGLLERFQPTAVRLLDPTPGRNPKTGGLLDHQDHVYTARFAQAALTHYATSKNHPHFTVQNYLGYYTGNLAHSLDPRNAAAKLRTVETYAWKDHTSNYCDSTAGCGDRKVAAHPNSHDWTQSVRYTRGESTSWLQPSADGTLTAFGVLDERLAVWHRSSGAAGKWSAPELKPGGGIDPGVTTVKLPDGRIAVLGTRTTIGNTPAEYRRDVVLTVQKTPGGPLGDWQSLGTPELADHFGTSDISAPAVAVAKDGRLTVYLRNSTFGLSARAQQPDGTWAKWHSIGGANLHGDPAVATDKAGRVHVFAATPKSVLTWSQPKPGAALKGPVRTGLPATTMPLTARADGAGVRLYFRKTDSGDVRTALITGGTKPTVSPVQDAGGAEGFGPVSATAKALAARTGSGHLGTAPTSTDTWTQDSFLFAGAPALVTDSSGTASVAALGLDGKLHWSRVH, from the coding sequence ATGACACCGTTTCGCCGCCGTGGGCCCGTCGTCGGACTGCTCATAGCCGTCGCCGCGGGCACTGCTGCGTTCATCGGGACGGATTCGGCCACGTCGTCCGCGCCCACGCTCAAGGCCAATGGGCCGATCGTGCAGCCGGTGCGCACCGCCCACCAGTCGGTCATGCAGATCCTCGCCCACGAGGACGACGACCTGTACTTCATGAACCCCGACGTCAGCCAGGCGATCGCCGCGCACTCCAGTCTGACCTCGGTGTACCTGACCGCGGGCGAGTCCGACGGCATCAACATGGCGGGCGGCAAGGGCGCGAGGAACCACCCGCCGGCCGACAAGGCGAAGTACGCGGAGGCCCGGCAGAACGGCATCCGCGCGGCGTACGCGGAGATGGCGACCGGCAACCGCGCCAGCCCCTGGCAGCGCACGACGATGCCCACCGCGGGCGGCGGCACCGCCGAGCTCGACGTCCTCAAAGCGCGCCCCCAGCTGAGCCTGGTGTGGGTGCAGCTGCACGAGGCGGGCAGCGTCGGCGGGTACCGGCCGCACAGCCTGCACGGGCTGTGGGACGGCGAGGTGCGGACGCTGAGTTCGCAGCTGTCCTCCGACACCCCGGTCGAGAAGCGCTTCTCGTACACCAAGCCCGAGGTCGTCTCGACGATCACCGGACTCCTCGAGCGCTTCCAGCCGACCGCCGTACGCCTCCTCGACCCGACGCCCGGGCGCAACCCGAAGACGGGCGGCCTCCTCGACCACCAGGACCACGTCTACACGGCGCGGTTCGCCCAGGCGGCGCTCACCCACTACGCGACGTCGAAGAACCACCCGCACTTCACCGTGCAGAACTACCTCGGCTATTACACCGGCAATCTGGCGCACTCGCTGGACCCGAGGAACGCGGCCGCCAAGCTGCGCACCGTCGAGACATACGCGTGGAAGGACCACACGTCCAACTACTGCGATTCCACGGCCGGTTGCGGCGACCGAAAGGTGGCCGCCCACCCCAACAGCCACGACTGGACCCAGTCCGTCCGCTACACCCGCGGCGAGTCCACGTCCTGGCTGCAGCCGAGCGCCGACGGCACCCTGACCGCGTTCGGCGTGCTCGACGAGCGCCTGGCCGTCTGGCACCGTTCCTCGGGCGCCGCCGGCAAGTGGTCCGCCCCCGAGCTGAAGCCCGGCGGCGGCATCGACCCCGGTGTCACCACGGTGAAGCTCCCGGACGGCCGCATCGCGGTCCTCGGTACGCGTACGACAATCGGCAACACCCCCGCGGAGTACCGCCGCGACGTCGTCCTCACCGTCCAGAAGACCCCCGGCGGTCCGCTCGGCGACTGGCAGTCGCTCGGCACCCCCGAGCTCGCCGACCACTTCGGCACCTCCGACATCAGCGCCCCCGCGGTCGCCGTCGCCAAGGACGGCCGGCTCACCGTCTACCTCCGCAACAGCACCTTCGGACTCAGCGCCCGCGCCCAGCAGCCGGACGGCACCTGGGCCAAGTGGCACTCGATCGGCGGCGCGAACCTGCACGGCGACCCCGCGGTCGCCACCGACAAGGCGGGCCGCGTCCATGTCTTCGCCGCCACCCCCAAGTCGGTGCTGACCTGGAGCCAGCCGAAGCCGGGCGCGGCTCTGAAGGGCCCGGTCCGCACCGGCCTCCCGGCGACGACGATGCCGCTGACGGCACGCGCGGACGGTGCCGGGGTGCGGCTGTACTTCCGTAAGACCGACTCGGGAGACGTACGGACCGCACTGATCACCGGCGGTACGAAGCCCACCGTCTCCCCGGTCCAGGACGCGGGCGGCGCCGAGGGCTTCGGCCCGGTGAGCGCCACCGCCAAGGCCCTCGCCGCCCGCACCGGCTCGGGCCACCTGGGTACGGCACCCACCTCGACGGACACCTGGACCCAGGACAGCTTCCTCTTCGCGGGCGCCCCGGCCCTGGTGACGGACAGCTCGGGCACGGCAAGCGTCGCCGCCCTGGGCCTGGACGGAAAGCTCCACTGGAGCCGCGTCCACTGA
- a CDS encoding LacI family DNA-binding transcriptional regulator, with translation MTARLADIAAQAGVSEATVSRVLNGKPGVAAATRESVLAALDVLGYERPVRLRQRSAGLVGLITPELENPIFPALAQVIGQALTRQGYTPVLATQTPGGSTEDELTEMLVDRGVSGIIFVSGLHADTTADMQRYEQLRAQGVPYVLVNGFSPKVQAPFISPDDRAAMRLAVTHLASLGHTRIGLALGPRRFVPVLRKIEGFQAAMQDRFSLSSAESEKLIQHSLYTLEGGQAAAMSLISSGCTAVVCASDMMALGAIRAARQLGLEVPRDVSVVGFDDSPLIAFTDPPLTTIRQPVTAMGQAAVRALLEEVGGTPAPHSEFVFMPELVVRGSTASGARPQG, from the coding sequence GTGACCGCACGGCTAGCCGACATCGCAGCCCAGGCGGGGGTCAGCGAAGCGACGGTGAGCCGGGTCCTCAACGGCAAGCCAGGCGTCGCCGCGGCCACCCGCGAATCCGTTCTCGCCGCCCTGGACGTACTCGGCTACGAACGTCCCGTACGCCTGCGCCAGCGCAGCGCGGGTCTGGTCGGCCTCATAACGCCCGAGCTCGAGAACCCGATCTTCCCCGCCCTGGCCCAGGTCATCGGCCAGGCGCTGACCCGCCAGGGCTACACCCCGGTCCTCGCCACCCAGACCCCCGGCGGCTCCACCGAGGACGAGCTCACGGAGATGCTGGTCGACCGGGGCGTCTCCGGCATCATCTTCGTCTCCGGGCTGCACGCGGACACCACCGCCGACATGCAGCGCTACGAGCAGCTGCGCGCCCAGGGCGTCCCGTACGTGCTGGTCAACGGCTTCTCGCCGAAGGTGCAGGCGCCGTTCATCTCCCCCGACGACCGGGCCGCGATGCGCCTGGCCGTCACCCATCTGGCGTCCCTCGGCCACACCCGGATCGGTCTGGCCCTCGGCCCCCGCCGCTTCGTGCCCGTACTGCGCAAGATCGAGGGCTTCCAGGCAGCGATGCAGGACCGCTTCTCCCTCTCCTCCGCCGAGAGCGAGAAGCTCATCCAGCACTCGCTCTACACCCTGGAGGGCGGCCAGGCGGCCGCCATGTCCCTCATCTCCTCGGGCTGTACGGCGGTGGTCTGCGCCAGCGACATGATGGCACTCGGTGCCATCCGCGCCGCCCGCCAGCTGGGCCTCGAGGTCCCCCGTGACGTCTCGGTCGTCGGCTTCGACGACTCGCCGCTCATAGCCTTCACCGACCCGCCGCTGACCACCATCAGGCAGCCGGTCACGGCCATGGGGCAGGCGGCCGTGCGCGCACTGCTCGAAGAGGTCGGCGGCACCCCCGCACCGCACAGCGAATTCGTCTTCATGCCGGAGCTCGTCGTCCGGGGTTCCACCGCGTCCGGGGCTCGTCCACAGGGATGA
- a CDS encoding bifunctional [glutamine synthetase] adenylyltransferase/[glutamine synthetase]-adenylyl-L-tyrosine phosphorylase encodes MTVPGRRSSTFTRLLRHGFTDPSAAERLLDAHELAPVRADPVLLDALGATADPDLALLGLVRLAEAQEPDELRIFFDTLIAAKPLRDRLLGVLGASEALGDHLARHPSDWHALVTYETADLHPGVAEFEHGLDGADDAVALRVAYRRCLLSIAARDVCGTTDVAQTAAELADLATATLRAALAIASKAAPADAALCRLAVIAMGKCGGHELNYVSDVDVIFVAEPAEGADEGKALQAATRLASHLMRICSETNIEGTIWPVDANLRPEGRNGPLVRSLSSHLAYYQRWAKTWEFQALLKARPVAGDLELGAEYVEALSPLVWQASERENFVPDAQKMRRRVIDNIPADRVDRELKLGPGGLRDVEFAVQLLQLVHGRSDATLHSGSTLEALAALAAGGYVGRADAAQLDEAYRFLRAMEHRIQLYRLRRTHLVPEDEADLRRLGRSMGLRSEPVTELNKAWRRHASVVRRLHEKLFYRPLLDAVAQLAPGEIRLSPKAAGQRLTALGYADPVAALRHLEALSSGVSRKAAIQRTLLPVLLGWFADSADPDAGLLGFRKVSDALGKTPWYLRLLRDEGAAAENLARVLSAGRLAPDLLLRAPEAVALLGDPEGLKPRSHQALEQEVLSAVGRAETAEGAVASVRGVRRRELFRTAAGDLIGSYGTEENPAEEDPGALVDRVGNAVTDLNAATLAGALRAAVRAEWGDTLPTRFAVIGMGRFGGHELGYGSDADVLFVHEPREGVDEHEAAQAANKVVSEMRRLLQIPTADPPLLIDADLRPEGKSGPLVRSLASYAAYYRRWSLVWESQALLRAEPMAGDAELGARFIELIDPLRYPAEGIGEDAVREIRRLKARMESERLPRGADPTLHAKLGRGGLSDVEWTVQLLQMQHGWSEPGLRTTRTREALAAAHAAGLIPTEDAQTLDDAWVLATRVRNAVMLVRGRAGDTFPSDGRELGAVGRYLGYEPGHVGAMLDDYRRITRRARAVVEERFYGA; translated from the coding sequence ATGACGGTGCCCGGGCGCAGGAGCAGTACGTTCACCCGGCTGCTGCGGCACGGTTTCACCGATCCCTCCGCCGCCGAGCGGCTCCTGGACGCCCATGAGCTCGCTCCCGTACGGGCCGATCCGGTGCTCCTGGACGCCCTGGGCGCCACGGCCGACCCCGATCTGGCCCTGCTCGGTCTCGTACGGCTGGCGGAGGCGCAGGAGCCCGACGAGCTGCGGATCTTCTTCGACACCCTGATCGCCGCGAAGCCGCTGCGGGACCGGCTCCTCGGGGTCCTCGGCGCCTCCGAGGCGCTCGGTGACCATCTGGCCCGTCACCCCTCGGACTGGCATGCGCTCGTGACGTACGAGACGGCCGACCTGCATCCGGGGGTCGCCGAGTTCGAGCACGGCCTCGACGGGGCGGACGACGCCGTCGCGCTGCGGGTGGCGTACCGGCGGTGCCTGCTGTCGATAGCGGCCCGTGACGTGTGCGGTACGACGGACGTGGCGCAGACCGCCGCCGAGCTGGCCGACCTGGCGACCGCGACCCTGCGTGCCGCCCTCGCCATCGCGTCGAAGGCCGCGCCCGCGGATGCGGCGCTCTGCCGGCTCGCGGTGATCGCCATGGGCAAGTGCGGCGGCCACGAGCTGAACTATGTCTCCGACGTCGACGTGATCTTCGTGGCCGAGCCCGCCGAGGGCGCCGACGAGGGCAAGGCCCTCCAGGCGGCCACCCGGCTCGCCTCACACCTGATGCGGATCTGCTCCGAGACGAACATCGAGGGCACCATCTGGCCGGTCGACGCGAACCTGCGCCCCGAGGGCAGGAACGGGCCGCTGGTGCGCTCGCTCTCCAGCCATCTGGCCTACTACCAGCGCTGGGCCAAGACCTGGGAGTTCCAGGCCCTCCTCAAGGCCCGTCCGGTCGCGGGCGACCTGGAGCTGGGCGCGGAGTACGTCGAGGCGCTGAGTCCGCTGGTCTGGCAGGCCTCCGAGCGCGAGAACTTCGTCCCCGACGCCCAGAAGATGCGCCGCAGGGTCATCGACAACATCCCCGCCGACCGGGTGGACCGTGAGCTGAAGCTGGGCCCCGGCGGGCTGCGCGACGTGGAGTTCGCCGTCCAGCTGCTGCAACTGGTGCACGGCCGCAGTGACGCGACGCTGCACAGCGGATCGACGCTGGAGGCGCTCGCGGCGCTCGCGGCGGGCGGTTACGTGGGGCGGGCGGACGCGGCCCAGCTCGACGAGGCGTACCGCTTCCTGCGCGCCATGGAGCACCGCATACAGCTCTACCGGCTGCGGCGCACCCACCTCGTCCCCGAGGACGAGGCCGATCTGCGGCGCCTCGGACGTTCGATGGGACTGCGTTCCGAGCCGGTCACCGAGCTCAACAAGGCCTGGCGCCGCCATGCCTCCGTGGTGCGCCGGCTGCACGAGAAACTCTTCTACCGGCCGCTGCTCGACGCCGTCGCCCAGCTGGCGCCCGGCGAGATAAGGCTCAGCCCCAAGGCGGCAGGCCAGCGGCTCACCGCGCTCGGTTACGCCGACCCGGTGGCCGCCCTGCGCCACCTGGAGGCCCTGTCCTCCGGGGTCTCCCGCAAGGCCGCCATCCAGCGGACCCTGCTGCCGGTGCTGCTCGGCTGGTTCGCGGACTCCGCCGACCCCGACGCCGGACTGCTCGGCTTCCGCAAGGTCTCCGACGCGCTCGGCAAGACCCCCTGGTATCTGCGGCTGCTGCGCGACGAAGGTGCTGCCGCGGAGAACCTCGCCCGCGTCCTGTCCGCAGGACGCCTCGCCCCCGACCTGCTGCTCCGCGCTCCCGAGGCGGTGGCGCTGCTCGGCGACCCCGAGGGGCTGAAGCCGCGCAGCCACCAGGCGCTCGAGCAGGAGGTGCTCTCGGCGGTCGGTCGTGCGGAGACAGCCGAGGGCGCGGTCGCCTCGGTGCGCGGGGTGCGGCGCAGGGAGCTGTTCCGTACGGCCGCGGGCGACCTCATCGGTTCGTACGGCACCGAGGAGAACCCGGCCGAGGAGGATCCCGGCGCCCTGGTCGACCGCGTCGGCAACGCCGTCACCGATCTGAACGCGGCCACCCTCGCGGGCGCTCTGCGCGCCGCCGTCCGCGCCGAGTGGGGCGACACGCTGCCCACCCGCTTCGCGGTCATCGGCATGGGCCGCTTCGGCGGCCACGAGCTCGGTTACGGCTCGGACGCGGACGTCCTCTTCGTCCATGAACCGCGCGAGGGCGTCGACGAGCACGAGGCGGCGCAGGCCGCGAACAAGGTCGTCTCCGAGATGCGCCGCCTGCTCCAAATCCCCACCGCAGACCCGCCGTTGCTCATCGACGCGGATCTGCGCCCGGAGGGGAAGTCGGGCCCGCTGGTCCGCTCCCTCGCCTCGTACGCCGCCTACTACCGGCGCTGGTCACTGGTCTGGGAGAGCCAGGCCCTGCTGCGCGCCGAGCCGATGGCGGGCGACGCCGAGCTCGGCGCCCGCTTCATCGAGCTGATCGACCCGCTCCGCTACCCGGCCGAGGGGATCGGCGAGGACGCGGTCCGCGAGATCCGCCGCCTCAAGGCCCGGATGGAGTCCGAACGCCTCCCGCGCGGCGCCGACCCCACGCTCCACGCCAAGCTGGGCCGCGGCGGCCTGAGCGACGTCGAGTGGACGGTCCAGCTCCTGCAGATGCAGCACGGCTGGTCCGAACCGGGCCTGCGCACCACCCGCACCCGCGAGGCGCTCGCCGCGGCGCACGCGGCCGGCCTGATCCCCACCGAGGACGCCCAGACCCTGGACGACGCCTGGGTGCTGGCCACCCGGGTCCGCAACGCGGTGATGCTCGTACGGGGCCGGGCGGGCGACACCTTCCCGTCCGACGGCCGGGAGCTGGGCGCCGTGGGCCGGTATCTGGGGTACGAACCCGGCCATGTGGGCGCCATGCTCGACGACTACCGGCGCATCACGCGCAGGGCACGGGCGGTCGTCGAGGAGCGGTTCTACGGGGCTTAG
- a CDS encoding phosphatase PAP2 family protein → MGETTVTTLEGRTATPSPITDEEHPAPKLTMLKRLRTPRRPRIWFEVLLIAVSYWTYSLIRNAVPEQKSQALKNADWVWSIENHLSIAVEQTINHAVNSVTWLIVGMNYYYATLHFVITIGVLVWLFRFHPGRYAAARLALFATTVVALVGYYLYPLAPPRLMNGGHFIDTVLVHHTWGSMASGNLKNMSNQYAAMPSMHIGWSLWCGLIIFALAKAPWARILGLLYPVATLMVIVSTANHFWLDAVGGMLCLAFGFTVARLWYGALPHRLPRLPSSL, encoded by the coding sequence ATGGGTGAAACGACCGTGACAACACTGGAAGGCCGGACGGCCACCCCGTCACCCATCACGGACGAGGAACATCCGGCTCCGAAGCTCACGATGCTCAAGCGGCTGCGTACACCTCGCCGTCCGCGGATCTGGTTCGAAGTCCTCCTGATCGCGGTCAGTTACTGGACGTACTCGCTGATCCGCAATGCCGTTCCCGAGCAGAAGTCCCAGGCGCTGAAGAACGCCGACTGGGTGTGGAGCATCGAGAACCATCTCTCCATCGCCGTCGAGCAGACGATCAACCACGCCGTGAATTCGGTGACATGGCTGATCGTGGGGATGAACTACTACTACGCCACACTGCACTTCGTCATCACGATCGGCGTGCTCGTGTGGCTGTTCCGCTTCCACCCCGGCCGGTACGCGGCGGCCCGTCTCGCCCTCTTCGCCACGACCGTGGTCGCCCTCGTCGGCTACTACCTCTACCCACTGGCACCGCCCCGCCTGATGAACGGCGGGCACTTCATCGACACGGTCCTGGTGCACCACACCTGGGGCTCGATGGCCTCGGGCAACCTCAAGAACATGTCGAACCAGTACGCGGCGATGCCCTCGATGCACATCGGCTGGTCGCTCTGGTGCGGCCTGATCATCTTCGCCCTGGCGAAGGCACCGTGGGCGCGGATCCTCGGTCTGCTCTACCCGGTGGCGACCCTGATGGTGATCGTCTCCACCGCGAACCACTTCTGGCTGGACGCGGTGGGCGGCATGCTCTGCCTGGCGTTCGGCTTCACGGTCGCCCGCCTCTGGTACGGAGCGCTCCCCCACCGCCTGCCGCGGCTGCCCAGCTCTCTCTAA